AATTTGACAGTCATAATTTAATACTTATGAATTGCATAAGTCAataaaattgtgattcagtaaacGAGACAACAATACTGATCTTAGTCATTATAAAATCTGTTTGGCTGGATTCAAGCCAAGCTAAACCAGTTGCATAAACCCataaaattgtgattcagtaactacatgtagatgtacataatattctagtcattgtgaaataagCTTAGACCTGTTGGAAGCCAGGCTAACCCACCGACGAAAGTTTGAAAGGAATGGACCCAATTCAAAACGCGCAGCCCACATACACTCACGtctcctgtctgccattttgtgtgtcaaaCCGTGCACAAAAGGAATGGGCTCCCCAAAAAGGCAGAAAACGCGCTAACAAGTGTAGCATCCTTTTGTGCAcgttttgacacacaaaatggccgacaggAGATGCGCATGTATGTGCGCTGTGAATTGGGTCCATACTGGGGATTTGTTTGCTTGTTAAGACAGTCATAAATCAAATAATAAGAGAGATACTAAACACTCTTCATTCGGAATGGAGCTAAGCCTCTTCACAACACACATTTTAGATGCAGCTTGCATCCATTGCTTTTCACTGGGTAGTGCTTTCTATCATTATATACAATAGGAAAACGGTGATAAAAGGGGCAGAACACCTTCAAAGTTCTCAAAATTAGGCAGTATGGAATTGCTCCTTGTTCCTTTTCCAGAGTTGTTCGTGTACAAAACACTTACAGTGTTTTGGAATTAATGAGTAGTGATTAACCAAAACGTCAACGGATCATATGGTCCCCCATTTTGTAGAGTCAAACATTTGTTTCCACAAAATAGCGGACTATGTTCTGTCATGAAATTACACAATAACCACACAATTTCGTTGGGATATTTATACAAATCATTATCATACATGTGTTCTACTTTTCAAGCATCTTTCCAAACACATTTCAAGACAAATGCTTTTTGAAGCCCAAAGCAACAATCGTCACGTTGGTGCAACGTCATTCaaaaagcctttgagaaagactctgctagggtcgaagcgtcacgccattaactatttatttttgcattttgcatttataccacaggtCCTTCAAgttgataagcagtttgcaacagctaactaTGTCCTCATTCCAAATGTTCCTCCACCAATATCTAAGTCAAATTCTTTTTCCTATCATACAAAAAGGTGAAAATAAATTTTACGGTTTGCGATTTGAGGTAATGTATgagtgtgtgtggggggggggggggttccaaaCTCACATGGCAAACAAAACTTCATGTGAGACTACTACCTATTTCCACCTCGCCGTTTTATTTGTAGCGACAAAAGCTATGTTTTCATTGCTGAAACCTATCTAACCTTGATTTGTCTCAAGCTGTATCATTATTCATGGGGGTACGACGATCTCGTCTTCACTCGGTAGACTTTGCGATTTTAGTGCGGTAGAATTTGTTCAGCTGCTCCAGGAAGATGAAGGTTAGAACGGTGTGTGGTCCGAGGCGGGTGTAGTACGGTGTGAATCCCTTCCACAGGCTGAAGACGCCCTCTTTCTGTATGGTTTTTCGTAGGACTTCCTGTTGGagacaaaataaataactgGTTTAGTGTACTCTTAGTCTGGAGATGAATTAGTGCTACCCCACCTCCCATCCCAACCCCAACCTGAAATCAAACAGCataaaactgcctctagctaccgggcaatctcactAGTCCAGTTGGTAACACACTGCTCTAGCCTGTAATATTTTGTCACaggactcgggtaagtactgagtatacagtgctaacacacatccaggtatgggtaaaaaccaaaattaatattttttatccccgatgcaaatttaacatctattatagcaTAAAATGACCTGGTGTCATGGCCGTGCGGTTTTAAATTTAAGTTCTAGTTGTTTAGTCATCGGGGTGCTACATTGTAGTTTGAATACCGGtcttggcacttgtgtccttgagcaagatactgtaAAGTTTACAATAATTACTTCTCTTCGCCCAGGGTTACAGattggtacctgcgagggtggAGGTTGATATTTATTGTGTCAAAAGTGTCAACATGGaatggttaattttttttttaaatagttaacTTACAATAGCTCCGGAGTATTCTGGTTTTCCGTCAATTATTCTCATATTCTGAATTCTGGAatgaaacaagaaaagaaagcgaagaatttatttttaaaatatcagAAATGGATCATGTATAAACAATCGttcattttcttttattgtGAAAGCATTCAGCAGGCTTGGAAGTTCatgtttgagagggcaaggccattttcattttgagaaccatctgaaggggcaccaaggacaGGAAAAGGGCAGATACAACTGTCATTGGTCCTTTCAAAATCATCTAAAATATATTAATTTGGTTAAAGTGGCAAAGGCTGGtccacaaaaattgttttaaaaaaacacagaaaaaaagaagaccaaaataaattcttttaatattttgtttaactttaagCAAACTCAAATTCTAGATTCTGATTCTGATTAACTCTGTCAGCGAAAGACTTTTTTCAAAACTAACCTTGTTTTGGCAATATCCACTGGCATCGACGCAATCGTTGTCACGAGACCGCTGATCATACTCGCACCGAAATGACACAAGATGTTGTCTTGAAAGTAACCTTCATGAAtagagaacaaaacaaacaactaatTCAAAATTCCTCCATAATAGCTGTCTAGGAGCGTGAGGTACCTACTTGTACCCATGTTTAATACTGGGTACTGCTAGTTAATAGCTCTCTTGGTATGTAAGGTACCTACTTGTACCCATGTTCAATACTGGGTACTGAAGGTTAATAGCCGTCTTGATAGGTATGGTACCTTCCTGTACCCATGTTCAATACTGGGTACTGATGGTGAATAGCTGTCTTTGTATTTTAGGCACCTACTTGTACCCACGTTTAATACTGGGTACTGCTAGTTAATAGCTCTCTTGGTATGTGAGGTACCTACCTGTACCCATGTTTAATACTGGGTACTGCTAGTTAATAGCTCTCTTGGTATGTGAGGTACCTACCTGTACCCATGTTTAATACTGGGTACTGCTAGTTAATAGCTCTCTTGGTATGTAAGGTACCTACCTGTACCCATGTTTAATACTGGGTACTGCTAGTTAATAGCTCTCTTTCTATGTGAGGTACCTACCTGTACCCATGTTTAATACTGGGTACTGCTAGTTAATAGCTCTCTTTCTATGTGAGGTACCTACCTGTACCCATGTTTAATACTGGGTACTGCTAGTTAATAGCTCTCTTGGTATGTGAGGTAGCTACCTGTACCCATGTTTAATACTGGGTACTGCTTGTTAATAGCTGTCTTGAtatgtgaggtacatgtacctaccTGTACCTATGTTTAATACTGGGTACTGCTAGTTAATAGCTCTCTTGGTATGTGAGGTACCTACTTGTACCTATGTTTAATACTGGGTACTGCTAGTTAATAGCTCTCTAGGTATGTGAGGTACCTACCTGTACCAATGTTTAATACTGGGTACTGCTAGTTAATAGCTCTCTTGGTATGTGAGGTACCTACCTGTACCCATGTTTAATACTGGGTACTGCTTGTTAATAGCTGTCTTGATATTTGAGGTACCTACCTGTACCCATGTTTAATACTGGGTACTGCTAGTTAATAGCTCTCTTGGTATGTAAGGTACCTACTTGTACCCATGTTTAATACTGGGTACTGCTAGTTATAAGCTCTCTTGGTATGTGAGGTACCTACCTGTACCCATGTTTAATACTGGGTACTGCTTGTTAATAGCTGTCTTGAtatgtgaggtacatgtacctaccTGTACCTATGTTTAATACTGGGTACTGCTTGTTAATAGCTGTCTTGATATTTGAGGTACCTACCTGTACCCATAAGGAACTGTTTAGCTTGGGAATAGGAGGCTAGCTGTGCTGCATTGACCACCATGGCTCGGGCAACAGTGGGTCCACAACCctataacacaaaacaaaataacaactcaTTATCTTTCTGAAAGAAACTGTAACCTCTCGTCCTGTTGACAACTGTGaaaagaagacaatgaagaggCAAtacgttttgtttgtttgtttgtttagaagatctccatcaagggaactcggcaaacttcTGCATGTTGATGAACACATTAAGCCGTCACTCTGTGTGTACAGTGCAAGGTTTGCCCAAAACTTTTccagtgactagccagcagggACCAGCTAGCTAGTCATTTCACAAGTTTGTCAGATTTTTCACAAGTccacatttcaaatgaaattgggatgcttttcaacaccgAGTTAGTCAGCCGGACCACTTGGAGTTTGACTGGTTCTAAGGtgttaactggcatttggccagtggTCCACTGTTAAGGGAGAGTGCTATACTCACCCTCCATAGCGTTACGAGACCCTCTTCTTTCGTTATCCTGGCTAGAGCATTGAAGACACTGCTGTACCCCCTCCTTTCATTGACAGGTAGCCTAGCACAAAAAATCAACGGTCAAATATGTAAAAATATCATACGCCACTAATTATTCATAGAAGCTGATTAGTCAAGAGACACTGGGTTCAAGAACGCAATTGTCATGACGGGGATTTGAACCTccaccctgggcccaatttcataaagccttttttaaaagcataaaaaacttgcaaagcacagacaaatcttgcttaacagcaactggttaccagccaaaattccattatgtttacattgttgcaactggtgccccaatcatcttttttttgcttattgcttagcagtatttctgcttagcagcttaatgaaattgggccccaatGACTTatccaccagaacttgagtccagtaCATGAGCCAGCTAAATGAAACTTAAAAACAGTTTCATATCTTGTgtatctttttattatttttatagctATTTTATTTAAGGGGGGGGGATTGGGGGGATTATTATGACTCATACCTGCCGTCTGAAGTCATCCTGATAAGTGATATCTCGGCCGGAGTACCGACAAACGCTCCAGTAGCTCCAGCTGTCATACCTAAAGAATGAGAAGACGAAATCAGCTGAAAATCGTTCTGAGTTAAAGGTATTATActcaggattggtagagctgacaaaatagtcgcagacagtgttcatgttttatgtGATCAACCATACATGAAAcgacaaaatgtgaaaattgtTGTTCAGTATGTGTGGGAGTCTGGAAAAAATAGTGCAAAACATGCCAAATGTTCAGCACATAAACACATTGtcgttaattttggttttaggTAACAACTGATATGAGCTGTTATCGCGTTGGGAGGCAACTTTCTGTTGGAAActatctttttttcaaaataaattcaagCCTGCTGAAGAGATATATGCAAATACATTTTCTTGTGAATTAAGTCAAATAGTTGTTTTATACTTACCTATTAGTGCCTTCATTAAAAAGTTTGGTGGTTTTCCATCcgatctgaaaaaaataaaggcAAGAATGCAGCTTGTCTTTATAAGAATTCATTCAATGACGTAGACCATAACAGCCTTGTAGCTCACAacttttatcaacagctgcagttcttcttaccaagtcagttttaattgtcatttaattttgagtaattaccaaaggtaccctccctttaacaaCAGTATTTGAATGTTTCAAATAATCAGTTTAGGTGGTATATctaagaaaggtttgcagtaacactatgtgaatatctcttttaagagaatagtgttggttttgaaaagatgaTCTGATcggctttctcctgaagacataCTGAAACGTTGATtcctttcagaaccaacacttactagttaaaagagatattcacatgatgctaccacaaacctctcttagttatttgtcccccatgcaaagtttcaaatcctacttaggtGGCATAGCTTACCCTGACACCATGTCAAATAACGTAGTGTAGATCCCAAGCCTAGTTGTCGTGTATGTTGCTTGACGAAGTAATCCTGCCGACAAGCTAgtaaacagaaagaaaaacaacgtCTTGTAGcttttgagtttgtttttaaattttgtgaCATGTTGTGCCGTGGCCGAGCCCGAGCCGTCTAGTTCACCAGACCCACGCTCCGGTGTTGTCAGCTGCAGAGTGTGGGTATACTatttggtcatgacacttgtaccTTTAAaataagcaaggcacttaaccatgaaTGCTTAGTAAGAAGTTTGGAAGGAAGTGCtctctgctctaccagccagtcTCCTAGTTGATGATACCCATTCTTATGGACTGTGAATGGGTTAAACCCTGTTTCAGCACCAGGAGTAGGTTGCAACATGCCCATGGTGGCAGTTCATTTGGGTGGACAGCCCAAATCAGATTAGTAACCCTcatcttgaagtggccgtccatGGCCTTGTGATCTTAGGCCATTTCTCATCACTGGCTTCTCCGAGTAACCCTTTCTCTGGGAAGTTTTCTTACACCCATTTTTCAGGTGCACAAGGCTAGACTTACCCATTATAGAGCCCTAGAACTCCTTCGCCTGCTATGATTGCTCTAATGGCATGAACGCTTGTCTTGTACTGTCTGGATGCACCGCCCTCGCCTGTTGAAATTGAGAAGACAAAGTTAGGTTTCACAGCCCAATGCATCCAGCAGGTACGGCTCACCGCACTCtcatttatgaaaaaaaaaaacaccccagaCCCAGTTGGAATCAAGCAGTCTGTTGAATACACGCATAATTAAACCTCTTTATTCATCAGCCCTCAtaatttttacaatgttttttaacaacTTTTCAACATGAAGTCCTGTATCCCGGCCGTTGCACGAGGGCGCTTTTACAGTTTTCATGAACACAACATTCTCGATCTTGATGACAGACAGAGTTTGAGTGGGCCTATTATTATTAGGGGCCTATGTGAAAACCATTGTTTGGCAAAACAAATATAGGCCACCTCGGGGGCCCAGCACTAACTTCATACCAGCGAGTCTTAATATTGCCTTAAACgtcaccaggggtggatttcacaactcgtcctaacttaggactagccttaagttttgaatatctcctagtcctaattttttgtgaaatcgacccatgaCTCctgagctttaaaaaaaaatcccaataTTGAAACAAACCAAAGTCCCCGATACAGTTgaaacaaaccaaataaaaaggAAATGATGTGGAAACCATAGTAACTCACCGCTCATTTGCATACGGTTTTTGACAAGATCCAAAGGCTGCACAAAGACAGTAGCACCCATcctgttattaatattaataacataaaataacaattaatcGACAGATAAAATATCCAAAATCAGTGATGTATGGTTCTCTCCCTCATGACCTCAAGCTCTGTATACCTCCATAATGATCATGTCCATACTACTACTACACTAGCCATAGTACTACTAGCATAGAGTAAGGGTACTAGTAGTAGTACTACAGGGGGTCgaacaaagagttaggactagtcctaacttaggactagtcctaggagatatacaaattgcatggatagtcctaagtcaggacgagtaaccggtcctaactcgagataagactagtcctaactctttgtgaaatccactaaACAGTAGACTTAAACATGCTTAAGTTTTTTCACACGGCTGCTGCGACTCATTACTGCTACAAATAATACTGCAATCCAACCCAATAAATGCACAATAACTGAAGTATATATGCCTTCCATTATTCTTCTAAAACTAATATGATACTTACCCAGCTAAACCTCCATAGAGGAATTTTATTGGTTTGGGAATCTGCACTGGGGCCGCAGCCTTCTTCTCTGTGGACGTCGCCATTTTGAATGGATGCACATATaaatggcccttttcgaaaccacggcttcggctcatCAGGCTAGCTTAGCCCTACGGTTGTTTGTACGAGAGGACCCGGAGCCTGAGGTCGAATCCATAGCAGGAGCCGTTGTTTTCGAAGAGGGCCTTATCCCTTATGTCTTGTAAACATTTGCACAGAACGTACAGTTGGTGCGCACACGTCCCACACGTACACAACCCTGCTGATGAATTTCCGTACGGATAAAGAGCCGAAGTAGACCTACAAAgaattaggccgtgtccgaaacgacgacttcggctacagctacgtttagatcagcgcgtctaccagtgttgaagaataggcagatgcgcgcaatctagccgtagctgtagccgaagtcgccgtttcggacacggccttacttcTTTCGTCCAACGAAACATTTTGTCGAGggagcacacatttttgtttaaggaaTAAACTAATATTATTATAGGGAATAAACAAACACCAATTCCCTTTACAGTCTCGAGATGTTAAAATTAAGTTCACGATTTGTAAACTCATCCTTCTCTTAATTTGTTGCTATATTTATATAAATGAATACacaatagttatttttttaatagaataATGCTGGTGCCCGCAGCATTCGAAATTCAATCGGATGGGAGGTCATTTAAAACTTCAACTTTCTCTGGTGGCTGGAGAAGTAATGACATTTCAAATGAGGCGTGCATTGTTCACattgtttgtaaataatattgttCCCAGAgtcaattttacattttatttccacatttTTCCTTTACTAACAGTAGCTGTTGACGTTTCCATTCAAACAGAATTTAATTAATCAGTGTAGCTGTGCCAACTAGATTATTGCTGCATTGCTACGTTACGCATCTTCTAGACCCGCACAATCCCAGACACCGGCGGAAGAAGGTctggccggtgtcgcatgcaatggTGTCCTctgtgcaatactatccggaggacattattgcatatgcaataatgtccgccggacggttttgcattatgcaatcgtgtccgcccggacgctgctgcataatgcaatcgtgtccgcccggacacatttgcatatgcagttgtgtccacccccgtgcaaaaccgtccttgcagtaaattaaacggccttggtcgacggaacacgttagccattttttttgtacaagccAAGTGCATTTTATGAATTGCATGGGAACTtattcggccgttgggtattcgctgtcgtacgtgaatattcatgttgcatacgtacgtaggttcagtgcatgcacgctcgcttacacACGCACATACACGATTactatgcaaaagtgtccggagcgaacagaattgcatggcggacacaatattgcatctgacaccggcccttttcgaaaccacgacttcGGCTCAGGCTATTCTGGCCCCGCGGTTGCTTTGATATTTGCGAGCTTTGCGTAGGGCTTCATACGAAAGggcggagcctgaagccgaatccaaaccAAAGCCATGGATTCGAAAAGTGCCCAAGAGTGCAATTGACATACCAGCATAAAGTTGACATCTGAGACGGAATAGCATAGAACAGCTTATGTTTGAAAACGAAAGGGCGACCTCTTTCTACCGAAATAAATTATGCGCAGTAATTTTCCTCGTCATTTACAGAAAAAGGGAAAGCCCCGGAATTAAATAATTCAACCTTTAACCCATCTTACAGGACCGCCCAGTCGCCCAAGGCGAtacactgggtgcgttcgtttagctcccctgggtcgaccccggtgcgtggcggtttcttttaccaggacgaacgtgggtaattatctgcacacactcgtcctggaaaaaaaaccgccacacaccggggtcgacccagggaagctaaacg
The DNA window shown above is from Asterias amurensis chromosome 18, ASM3211899v1 and carries:
- the LOC139950329 gene encoding mitochondrial 2-oxoglutarate/malate carrier protein-like encodes the protein MSRSRGFEKGHLYVHPFKMATSTEKKAAAPVQIPKPIKFLYGGLAGMGATVFVQPLDLVKNRMQMSGEGGASRQYKTSVHAIRAIIAGEGVLGLYNGLSAGLLRQATYTTTRLGIYTTLFDMVSGSDGKPPNFLMKALIGMTAGATGAFVGTPAEISLIRMTSDGRLPVNERRGYSSVFNALARITKEEGLVTLWRGCGPTVARAMVVNAAQLASYSQAKQFLMGTGYFQDNILCHFGASMISGLVTTIASMPVDIAKTRIQNMRIIDGKPEYSGAIEVLRKTIQKEGVFSLWKGFTPYYTRLGPHTVLTFIFLEQLNKFYRTKIAKSTE